TAACCCCGAGGTCCGACCGGACGACGCGGTGGCGCTGCTCGCGCACGTCCGCGAGGCCCGTGCGGAGCTCGGTGACGAGCAGTTGGACCTGGTGCCGCCCCAGGCGCACACCGAGGAGCAGGCACAGGACCGGTCCGGGGAGCGGCGCACGGACGAGGTCCCCGACTCCGAGGACCGTACGAGCGTGATCCCGCGTGTGCTCCCGCGCGAGGAGCCGGAGGTCAACCGCACATCCCGGCTGGCGATGCCCCCGGCTCCGCCGCGCCCCCCGGAGCAGTCCGGTCGGCGCGCCATCCCCCGGCGCGGCATCCTCGCGCTGGTGGTCGCGCTGTTCCTGCTCCTCGGCGTGGGCGCCGGCGTCTGGTACATCAACTCCGGGCAGTTCACCCGTGTCCCTGCCCTGATCGGCAAGACCGAGAAGGACGCCAGGCAGGAGCTGAACGCCGCCGGCCTGGACGTGAAGAAGGTCCGCTTCGACTTCAGCGAGACGGTCAAGCGCGGCACGGTCATCAACAGCGACCCCGCGACCAACGAGCGCATCCGCGGCAATGGCTCGGTGACCATCGTCGTCTCGCGCGGCCCGGAGATCGTCAAGGTCCCCGAGCTCAAGGGCAAGCCGCTCGCCAAGGCCGAGCGCGAGCTGAAAAAACTCGGCCTCGCCCCGGGAGTGGTGACGAAGACGTTCAGCGAGGAGATCGCGCAGGGCTCGGTGATCAGCACGGACCCGGAGGCCGGGACCGGGCGCAGCCCCGATTCCGCGGTCGCCCTCGTCGTCAGCAAGGGCGCTCCGATCGATGTCCCCGGCGTGAGGGGCGATTCGCTTCAGGACGCCACCAGCGAGCTCGAAGCTGCCGGGTTCAAGGTCAAGGTCGCCTCCGGACAGATCAACTCCCCGGAGGAGGCGGGCTCCGTCGCCGAGCAGTCCGCGGCCGAGGGCACTCAGCTGGCCCGCGGCGACACGATCACTCTGACGGTCTCCAAGGGCCCGCGGATGATCGACGTGCCCGATGTGGTCGGCAAGAAGGTCGATGAGGCCACGAGCAAGCTCGAGGCGGCCGGCTTCGAGGTCAAGGTCGAGAAGAACTTCCCGTTCCTCGGCGACAAGGTCGAGAGCCAGTCGGTGGCGGGCGGCGGTCAGGCCCCCGAAGGCAGTACGATCATCATCAAAACCAAGGGACTGTAGTTCTGATGCGCAACCCCGTCGGCGGCCATGTCCCCGTGGCGGGCGGCCTCGCCACGACCGGTCTCGGCTACGCCCGTGAGCTGGAGGCGGAGACGGTCCAGGTCTTCGTCGCCAATCCGCGCGGCTGGGCGACGCCCACCGGAAACCCGGCGCAGGACGAGCAGTTCCGCAGGGAGTGCGCGGCCGAGGGGATCTCGGCGTACGTCCATGCGCCTTATCTGATCAACTTCGGCTCGCACACCGAGGCGACCGTCGAGAAGTCCGTGGAATCCCTGCGGCACTCGCTGCGCCGGGGCCGGGAGATCGGCGCGCTGGGTGTGGTGGTGCACACCGGCTCGGCGACCGGCGGCCGTTCCCGCGAGCTGGCGCTGGCGCAGGTACGGGAGCGGATACTGCCGCTGCTCGAGGAGCTGACGCACGACGACGACCCGTTCCTGCTGCTGGAGTCGACGGCAGGACAGGGCTCGTCGCTCTGCTCGAGGACCTGGGACTTCGGCCCGTACTTCGAGGCGCTGGACTTCCATCCCAAGCTGGGCGTCTGTCTGGACACCTGCCACATCTTCGCGGCCGGGCACGATCTCGCCGGCCCGCACGGGATGGCGCAGACTCTGGATCTGCTGGTGGACACGGTCGGCGAGGGGCGGCTGAAGCTGATCCATGCCAATGACTCCAAGGATGTGGCCGGTGCCCGCAAGGACCGCCACGAGAACATTGGCTCCGGCCACATCGGCGTGGAGCCGTTCCGGGAGCTGATGCGGCACCCGTCGACCGAGGGCATACCGCTGATCACCGAGACGCCCGGAGGCCGGGAAGGGCACGCGGCGGATGTGGCGCTGCTGAAGAAACTCCGCTGAGGGACCTCCATCGGGAATACCCCCCAGGGGTATACGGTTTCTTGCTGTCGACAGGAACCGCCATCTGACTCCGGGGGCTTCTCATGCAGCACGACACCCACACCGCGCCCGCTCACCACACCCACGAAGAGCACCCGCACGACATCGGCAGGGTCAGCTGGTCCATGGCAGCCCGGGCAACCCTCCACTGCCTCACCGGCTGCGCCATCGGCGAGGTCCTGGGGATGGTGCTCGGCACCGCGTTCGGCTGGGGAAATGCGCCGACGATGATCCTGGCGATCGTGCTGGCGTTCTTCTTCGGCTACTCACTCACACTGCGCGGCGTCCTCAAGGCCGGCGTCGGCTTCGGTACCGCGGTCCGGGTGGCACTGGCCGCCGACACCCTGTCCATCGCCGTGATGGAACTGATCGACAACGGCGTGATCGCGCTCTGGCCGAACGCCATGGACGCGCATCTCTCGGACGCGCTGTTCTGGGGCGCCCTCGCCGCCTCACTCGTCCTCGCCTTTGTGGTCACCACACCCGTCAACAAGTGGATGATCGGCCGCGGCAGGGGCCACGCGGTGGCCCACCGGTACCACCATTGACCAGCACCAGCACCAGCACCAGGACTCAGAGCTCGGGGCCGTCCCCGGGCTCTTCCTGGTACGAGTAGCGCTGCTCGCGCCACGGGTCTCCGAGGTTGTGATAGCCGCGCTCCTCCCAGAAGCCCCGGCGATCGGCGGTCATGTACTCCACGCCCCGGACCCACTTGGGCCCTTTCCAGGCGTACAGCTGCGGCACG
This portion of the Streptomyces sp. NBC_01750 genome encodes:
- a CDS encoding DUF4396 domain-containing protein, with translation MQHDTHTAPAHHTHEEHPHDIGRVSWSMAARATLHCLTGCAIGEVLGMVLGTAFGWGNAPTMILAIVLAFFFGYSLTLRGVLKAGVGFGTAVRVALAADTLSIAVMELIDNGVIALWPNAMDAHLSDALFWGALAASLVLAFVVTTPVNKWMIGRGRGHAVAHRYHH
- the pknB gene encoding Stk1 family PASTA domain-containing Ser/Thr kinase — translated: MDTTLKDPLVGHVLDGRYRVDARIAVGGMATVYRAVDTRLDRVLALKVMHPALATDASFVERFIREAKSVAHLAHPNVVGVFDQGADGAYVYLAMEYVAGCTLRDVLRERGALQPRAALDIMEPVLAALGAAHRAGFVHRDMKPENVLIGDDGRVKVADFGLVRAVGSVTSTTGTVLGTVSYLAPEQIEYGTADTRADVYACGVVLYEMLTGAKPHTGDTPGQVLFQHLNEDVPAPSALVPGLAVELDELVASATARNPEVRPDDAVALLAHVREARAELGDEQLDLVPPQAHTEEQAQDRSGERRTDEVPDSEDRTSVIPRVLPREEPEVNRTSRLAMPPAPPRPPEQSGRRAIPRRGILALVVALFLLLGVGAGVWYINSGQFTRVPALIGKTEKDARQELNAAGLDVKKVRFDFSETVKRGTVINSDPATNERIRGNGSVTIVVSRGPEIVKVPELKGKPLAKAERELKKLGLAPGVVTKTFSEEIAQGSVISTDPEAGTGRSPDSAVALVVSKGAPIDVPGVRGDSLQDATSELEAAGFKVKVASGQINSPEEAGSVAEQSAAEGTQLARGDTITLTVSKGPRMIDVPDVVGKKVDEATSKLEAAGFEVKVEKNFPFLGDKVESQSVAGGGQAPEGSTIIIKTKGL
- a CDS encoding deoxyribonuclease IV, translated to MRNPVGGHVPVAGGLATTGLGYARELEAETVQVFVANPRGWATPTGNPAQDEQFRRECAAEGISAYVHAPYLINFGSHTEATVEKSVESLRHSLRRGREIGALGVVVHTGSATGGRSRELALAQVRERILPLLEELTHDDDPFLLLESTAGQGSSLCSRTWDFGPYFEALDFHPKLGVCLDTCHIFAAGHDLAGPHGMAQTLDLLVDTVGEGRLKLIHANDSKDVAGARKDRHENIGSGHIGVEPFRELMRHPSTEGIPLITETPGGREGHAADVALLKKLR